The genomic region CAGTACCAACAgcaggcctccagccaacagcagcagcagcaagtaCAGCAGTTGAGACAACAGCTTTACCAGTCCCATCAGCCTCTGCCACAAGCTACTGGCCAGCCAGCATCCGGCTCTTCCCATCTGCAACCAATGCAGCGGCCCTCGACTCTACCATCCTCTGCTACTGGTTACCAGTTAAGAGTAGGTCAGTTTGGCCAACACTACCAGTCTTCTGccgcctcctcttcctcctcctccttcccttcaccACAGCGTTTCAGCCAGTCTGGGCAGAGCTATGATGGCAGTTACAGTGTGAATGCTGGATCCCAGTATGAAGGACATAATGTGGGTTCTAATGCACAGGCTTATGGAACACAATCAAATTATAGCTATCAGCCTCAATCCTTGAAAAATTTTGAACAAGCAAAGATTCCACAAGGGacccagcaggggcagcagcagcagcagcagcagcagcaacaacaacaacaacaacagcaacaacaacagcagcagcagcaacagcagcagcagcaacagcagcagcagcagcagcaccctcCTCAGCATGTGATGCAGTACAGCAACACTGCCACCAAACTGCCCCTGCAAAGCCAGGTGGGGCAGTACAGCCAGCCCGAGGTTCCTGTGAGGTCCCCCATGCAGTTTCACCAGAACTTCAGCCCCATTTCTAACCCTTCCCCAGCTGCCTCTGTGGTTCAGTCTCCAAGCTGTAGCTCTACCCCATCTCCTCTTATGCAGAGTGGGGAGAATCTCCAGTGTGGGCAAGCCAATGTGCCCGTGGGTTCCAGAAACAGAATTTTACAGTTAATGCCTCAACTCAGCCCAACGCCATCAATGATGCCCAGTCCTAATTCTCATGCTGCAGGCTTCAAAGGGTTTGGACTAGAAGGAGTGCCAGAAAAGCGACTGACAGATCCTGGGTTGAGTAGTTTGAGTGCCCTGAGTACTCAAGTGGCCAATCTTCCTAATACTGTCCAGCACATGCTACTTTCTGATGCCCTGACACCTCAGAAGAAGACCTCTAAGAGGCCCTCCTCATCCTCTAAGAAAGCAGACAGCTGCACAAACTCTGAAGGCTCCTCACAGCCTGAAGAACAGCTGAAGTCCCCCATGGCAGAGTCACTGGATGGAGGCTGCTCCAGCAGTTCTGAAGACCAAGGCGAGAGAGTGAGGCAGCTAAGTGGCCAGAGCACCAGCTCTGACACCACCTACAAGGGTGGAGCCTCCGAGAAAGCTGGCTCCTCACCAGCACAAGGCGCTCAGAATGAAGCCCCCAGACTCAGTGCCAGTCCTGCAGCCAGAGAAGAGGCTGCCTCGCCTGGTGCTAAGGATGCATCATTGTCATCTGAGGGCAACCCAAAAGTCAATGAGAAGACAGTTGGGGTGATTGTCTCCCGGGAAGCCATGACAAGTCGAGTAGAAAAGCCCAGTGGACAAGATAAAGGCTCCCAGGAGGATGATCCTACAGCCACTCAAAGGCCACCCAGCACTGGCGGAGCAAAGGAAACCAGTCACACATCACTTCCCCAGCCAGACCCTCCGGGAGGAGggagcaaaggaaacaagaatggaGATAACTCCAACCACAATGGAGAGGGCAATGGCCAGAGCGGGCACTCCGCAGTGGGCCCTGGTTTTATAGGCAGAACTGAGCCTAGCAAATCTCCTGGAAGTCTACGCTATAGTTACAAAGATAGTTTTGGGTCAGCCATGCCAAGAAATGTCAGTGGCTTTCCTCAGTACCCTACAGGACAAGATAAGGGGGATTTCAGTGGCCACGGGGAGCGAAAGGGTAGAAATGAGAAGTTCCCCAGCCTCCTGCAGGAAGTGCTTCAGGGTTACCACCACCACCCTGACAGGAGATACTCTAGGAGTGCTCAGGAGCATCAGGGCATGGCGGGGAGCCTAGAAGGAGCCACGAGGCCTAATGTCTTAGTTAGTCAAACCAATGAATTAGCTAGCAGGGGCCTTTTGAACAAAAGCATTGGGTCCCTATTAGAAAACCCCCACTGGGGCCCTTGGGAAAGGAAATCAAGCAACACGGCTCCTGAAATGAAACAGATCAATTTGGCTGACTATCCAATTCCCAGAAAGTTTGAAATAGAGCCTCAGTCATCAGCCCATGAGCCCGGGGGTTCCCTCTCTGAAAGAAGATCAGTGATCTGTGATATTTCTCCACTAAGACAGATTGTCAGGGACCCGGCAGCTCACTCATTGGGACACATGGGCACTGATACCAGACTTGGGAGGAATGAACGTCTCAATCCAAGTTTAAGTCAGTCGGTCATTCTTCCAGGTGGGTTGGTGTCCATGGAAACAAAGCTGAAATCCCAGAGTGGGCAGATAAAAGAAGAAGACTTTGAACAATCCAAATCCCAAGCTAGTTTCAACAACAAGAAATCTGGAGACCACTGCCATACGAGCATCAAGCATGAGTCTTACCGGGGCAATGCCAGCCCTGGAGCAGCAGCCCATGACTCCATCTCAGACTATGGCCCACAAGACAGCAGACCCACACCAATGCGGCGGGTCCCCGGCAGAGTTGGTGGTCGGGAGGGCATGAGGGGTCGGTCCCCTTCTCAGTATCatgatttttcagaaaaattgaagatgtctcctgggaggagcagaggcccaggGGGAGACCCTCATCACATGAACCCCCACATGACCTTTTCAGAGAGGGCCAACAGGAGTTCTTTACACGCTCCCTTTTCTCCCAACTCAGAAAGCCTGGCCTCTGCTTATCACACAAACACTCGTGCTCATGCTTATGGAGACCCCAGTGCAGGTTTGAATTCTCAGCTCCATTATAAGAGACAGATGTACCAACAGCAGCAAGAGGAATATAAAGATTGGGGCAGCAGCTCTGCTCAGGGAGTAATCGCTGCGGCACAGCACAGGCAGGAGGGGCCGAGGAAGAGCCCGAGGCAGCAGCAGTTTCTTGACAGAGTCCGGAGCCCTCTAAAAAATGACAAAGACGGTATGATGTATGGCCCACCCATGGGGACGTACCATGACCCCAGTGGTCAGGAAGGTGGGCGCTGCCTCATGTCTAGTGATGGTCTGTCTAACAAAGGCATTGAGTTGAAGCATGGCTCCCAGAAGTTACAGCAAGAATCTTGTTGGGATCTTTCTCGGCAAACTTCTCCAGCCAAAAGCAGTGGTCCTCCAGGAATGTCCAGTCAAAAAAGGTATGGACCACCCCTGGAGACTGATGGACATGGACTAGCTGAGTCTACACAGTCATCCAAACCTAGTAATGTTATGCTAAGGCTTCCAGGTCAAGAGGATCATTCTTCTCAAAACCCCTTAATCATGAGAAGGCGTGTCCGTTCTTTTATCTCTCCCATCCCCAGTAAGAGACAGTCACAAGATGTGAAGAACAGTAACCCTGAAGATAAAGGGCGCCTCCTTCACCCCTCAAAAGAAGGTGCTGATAAAGCATTCAACTCCTATGCCCATCTTTCTCACAGTCAGGATATCAAGTCTCTCCCCAAGAGGGAGTCCTCCAAGGACCTTCCAAGTCCCGACAGTAGGAACTGCCCTGCTGTCACTCTCACAAGTCCTGCTAAGACCAAAATACTGCCCCCACGGAAAGGACGGGGATTGAAACTGGAAGCTATAGTTCAGAAGATCACGTCCCCGAACATCAGGAGGAGTGCATCCTCAAACAGCGCGGAGGCTGGGGGTGACACGGTGACTCTCGATGACATACTGTCTTTGAAGAGTGGCCCTCCTGAAGGTGGAGGTGGTACTGTTCAGGAtgctgagatggagaagagaaaaggtgAGGTTGTATCTGACCTGGTCTGTCCGAAAAACCAGGAGTTGAACGTGGAAAAGCCTCTTGCAAGGTCTTCAGAGGAGTGGCGTGGTAGTGGGGACGACAAAGTGAAGACCGAGACACACCCCGATGCAATCACGGGTGGAAAGGAATCCTCTGGTGCCATGACATCGGCAACCTCACAGAAGCCTGGAAGTAACCAAGGGAGACCAGATGGCTCCCTGGGTGGGGCAGCACCTTTAATCTTTCCTGACTCAAAGAATGTACCTCCAGCGGGCTTATTGGTCTCTGAGGCAAAGGCAAACCCCAAGGCTGAAGAGAAGGAGAACGATACAGTGACGATTTCCCCCAAACAAGAGGGTTTCCCCCCGAAGGGATATTTTCcatcaggaaagaagaaggggAGACCCATTGGTAGTGtgaataagcaaaagaaacaacagcAGCCACCGCCTCCACCCCCTCAGCCCCCTCAGATACCAGAAGGTTCCGCAGATGGAGAGCCCAAGCCAAAAAAGCAgaggcaaagaagagagagaaggaagcctgGGGCACAGCCAAGGAAGCGGAAAACCAAACAAGCAGTTCCCATTGTAGAACCCCAAGAACCTGAGATCAAACTAAAGTACGCCACCCAGCCACTGGATAAAACTGATGCCAAGAACAAGTCTTTTTTCCCTTACATCCATGTAGTAAACAAGTGTGAACTTGGAGCCGTTTGTACAATCATCAAtgcagaagaagaagaacagaCCAAATTGGTGAGGGGTCGGAAGGGTCCGAGGTCTCTGACCCCTCCACCCAGCAGCACTGAAAGCAAGGTGCTCCCAGCTTCGTCCTTTATGCTGCAGGGACCTGTTGTGACAGAGTCTTCTGTTATGGGGCACCTGGTTTGCTGTCTGTGTGGCAAATGGGCCAGTTACCGGAACATGGGAGACCTTTTTGGACCCTTTTATCCCCAAGATTATGCAGCCACTCTCCCGAAGAATCCGCCTCCTAAGAGAGCCATGGAAATGCAGAGCAAAGTGAAGGTACGGCACAAAAGCGCTTCGAATGGCTCCAAGACGGacactgaggaggaggaagagcagcagcagcagcagaaggagCAGAGGAGCCTGGCCGCCCACCCCAGGTTTAAGCGGCGACACCGCTCTGAAGACTGTGGAGGAGGCCCTCGATCCCTGTCCAGGGGGCTCCCTTGTAAAAAAGCAACCACCGAGGGCAGCAGCGAAAAGACAGTTTTGGACTCAAAGCCCTCCGTGCCCACCACTTCAGAAGGCGGCCCTGAGCTGGAGTTACAAATCCCTGAACTACCTCTTGACAGCAATGAATTTTGGGTCCACGAGGGTTGTATTCTCTGGGCCAATGGAATCTACCTGGTCTGTGGCAGGCTCTATGGCCTGCAGGAAGCGCTGGAAATAGCCAGAGAGATGGTGAGTACGAGAAATCCCTTACCAGCCCTTTTCGTTGCTTCTTTCTGGTTCCATTTCTTCTACCCTTACTTGTTTTagtcttctttttgttcttacatATCACTTGGTAATTCCTCCAATTAAAGCCTCTAAGCCCAAATGATGGACTGAAAATGAAGTAATTTGGagaatttaacttatttttaccTAGTgctctgcagtttattaaaacagacgtccctggggctggccctgtggcttagtggtgaAAGTTCTGGTTGCTCTGTTTCGGCGGCCctagtttgctggttcagatcctgtgtgtggacctgctccactcatcagccaagctgtggaggcatcccacatacaaaaagtagaggaagatgggcacagatgttagctcagggcgaatcttcctcaccagaaacaaAACAGACCTCCCTGCTCCCAACTCCTCTAACCTGATTGCTCTGCCAGTTTCCTCTGTTCCCACACAATAAGTTTTTACTGCTATTTGTCTTATTTATCgatccttttttctcatttttcaacaTCTGACTGTTTGCTTAGTATGAAGTATACTATggttatatttcctttcttctaaaacttttcatttctctagaaCTATGAATTCacgtttttattttcttgaactaCATCTTTCTAATCCAAACTTTCCAGTTGGGGTACTTATTCTTTAGGTCTGTTTCATGACTGTTATCCTGGGGCATCTGTCATCTCATCATTTACTTCTTCCCTCTGTTGGGTACGGTTTCCCGACGCCCCCGTCTTTGCCTTTCCTAGCCTGGGCCCTCATTTAATGGAGTGCATCTTCCTTTAGTAGTTTTCTGAGAAGGGGTGCATGGGAGGTAAATCCGTTAGGATCTTGTACATCTGAACATGCCTTTATCCCGTCCTCATGTTTAATTCAGGGTTGGTTTGGCATGGAATTCTAgatttgaaattgttttctctCGCTGTCTTGGAGTCACTGGCTCTTGACTTGTCCTCTGGCTTCGAGTGTTCTGATTTTTAGTCCTCCATCTGTGTTCTGTCATTCTCCTCTGGAGGTCTGAGGATCTCCTCATTTTCTCTAGCTTTCTGAAACGTCAAAACGATAAGGCCTCAAGCTAGATCTTTTCATTGCTTGTGCTGGCTGCTCTGTGAGATCCTGCCATCTGTGAATTCATGTCTTTCAGTTTGGAAGTTTGTCATGTTTCTCCTTTGATaatttccttccctctgttttctctttctggaattcctgTGAATTAGGTATTGTTCCTCCTGGATTGATCCTCTGGcttcatcttttctctcctgtTCTGTGTTCTATCTCTCTGTCTTcctgttctaatttctccatgcTTTCTTCAACTTTATCAtctaaacttttatttatttatcttcatttctgatattttcaAGAGGTTTTTCTTCTCTGAACATCCGTTTGGGGGGCACTTACCTGTTGAATTGGGTTGAGTTAGGGACCTAACTCCTCTTACAGACTTTGAGCTAAGACTCTAGTTTTGGGCACATCTTGCATCCCTCACTCTAGGACACCTGTGCCTTCCCAGGTTCTGTGCCACCAGGTGGCTGGCTCTCTCATGGCTCCTCCCACCAAAGCACTATATTTTATCATTGCATTATCCCCAGAACTTATAAGTGTCTGGTAAAAAGGAAGTACTCAGACTATAGTCAAAATGTAATTAATGTgaaatttatatgtattttaaattagaaCATTCTAATTCAGTCAGACAAGGAGCTTGCCTTTCCCTCTAAGACCCCCGCCCCCTACCCACCACGCACACATGGTCTTtattcctccctctttccctctcttccattATCAATGTCACTCCCAAACGCCAAGTTTGAAATAgatctacttttttttcttttttttcctttttttttttttttgctgaggaggattcaccccgagctaaaatttgtcaccaatcttcctctttttttttttacttgaagagcatttgccctaagctaacatctatgccaatcttcctctattttgtatgtgggttgctgcctcagtgtggccactgacaagtggtgtaggtctgtgcccgggtcaccgaagcagagcacactaaacttagccactaggctgCGAGCCAGCCCCAGAGTCACTTCTTCAAcacagtgacattttaaaatgcaaaagtcCTAAAGGGACATAACATTTTAGACCCTGAAGTACGAAATTCTTTAAATAGTCAATTCTGACCAATAATCCATTAATCATCATCTTGCCCCAGTTGATGGCCTTCTTGCCAACTTTCCTCTAAAAGTTAGAGTATTGggtgggtttgttttgtttgtttgttacttTTTGGTGTGTGTCCCTGTCCATCTGCCAGTGTTTTCTTTATTCCAAGGTAGAATATTATTAACATCTCTCAGAGTAATTTTTGTGTGTAAACTTTTGAACATTCTATAGCAGTAATTGGTAGCCAATAATCGGCAGACTAATGCTGTCCAGCAAATCCTTAGATCCTGAGTCTCAGTCCAAGTCTGGtccatagaaagtagaagatgaTAATGATGCAGCCACCCTGGGTCACAGTTCTCTCCATCCCAGGAAGCTTGGGGAACAACAGGCCTGCCTCTTAAAATTCCTGATAGGACTCTGTGTCTTCAGAAAGTGACAACTTAGGCTACTGCTTGTCGGCTTTGATCTCAAAATGAAATCTGGAATGTTATAATTGGAACAAACACACTGGATTTGGTAAATCGGTCTCTCTCTCTAACCCGTCCTCCACAGCTTTCACTGACTAGATGGTTAAAGTCACACAAAGCTCTTTTGTCGAGAACATCaaaagtagtttttgttttttaaaatattaattacagtCTCAACTGTATCAAAACTGCTTCAAGTTAATCATATTCCAAGAGACAAAAAGTTGACATGCttcatttaaagataaaatgttataaaagcaAGTATTTTTGTCCTTACACTTCTTCTATATAGTAGAGGCACTAAACTTAGATTTTTGGGGCCTGTGACTGCTCCGTCAGGACTGCACGTTTCACCATCTCCTTTAATAGCAGGTTTCAGAAGACAAACAGTTgaccagtctttttttttttaaattaatatataattgacatataacattagttTCATGACCAATCTTAAATAAATCTCATGCAGCTTTAAGCTCATTCCCTTGTATTGTGCTCACTCACTATACCAGtgccctttaaaaatattaactttctcttcctttaatcCATTCTATTTATTTTGCATCCCTCTTTTAGAATAGAATCTTTGTgtattgaatttaatttttctagATACCGGCACGTCTGTTTTTTTCTCATAAGCCACCCAGTGAGCCAGAAAGGGAGGAGGATAACATTCCGTTACCCTCAGAATAAAGGTTGACTTAGCTTTAGTGACACGTGCGAAGGCGGAATAGCCCAGTGAGGGGTTGATTTTTAGAAACGGTTTAAAAAGTTATGCTGCTTGGCTTTTTGAGCTGATGTTCTGTATGACTGCAAgatcctcttctgttttctttgccgtgcttttattctccttttcttaATGTTCTTGAGAACAAATTAAAAGTACACTAACttgtcttcttttatttaatttgataGATGATGTTTCAATTTGTCGAGGTCACTTTGCGTCTAGTTTTATCTTAGGTTTTAGCAGATGCGTTCCGTTTTGGTCTGTTTAATAGGCACGCTCTCGATCCTATCATGTTGAGATAAGGCCGCATATATTTCATTAGAGATCCATTTTGGCCTCTATTTATCAGGTGTTTTGACAAGCATgatattataacaaaataatatgAAGTCCTCTAGAGACAGTAGCTCTTCTCCCTGTAGCATCACAGTACCCTGAAAGTtgctgaaaactagaacattccTGTACAAACAGggcctttgcttttcttccttttgtgagGGTGGGACTTGTGAATCCATTCATTGCTGTGCTGTCCTCTTTGTGTATCCACAGTGACTTCTGAGTGACATGGATGGTGTGATAGAGGTAATTGCCTCCAGACAGGCATACGTATAACTTGGTGTATAAAAATAGCGTTTGATACATTTAGCACTGTGAAGGCCTTCAGGGCCATGGCAGCAGACAGGGGTCTTGGGACTGTGGTCCCAGCTTCGCCCCACGCGTGGGAGAGCTGGCCTGTGCTTGTTCCCCGTCCCGCCTCCACCACCTGGGCTGATGGCACCCCTTCCACATCCATTCTTAAAAACCTCCGTGGGGACTTGttagtctttttttcctccacaatagATGTTAAAAAACTGGTTTTAGGTTAACTTTTTTTGGATCAGTATATTTAAGattatatttaaagtttatttttaatacagGTTTAAATAATGGATAATAATTTTACCTTCCCCCATCTAATAGGCTAATATCCTTCCTAATTTCCTTTAAATTATGACAAAAAACATGATTTGACAAGTGTAAAGTATCAATAAATGACAGTATAACTGCATGTTAAAACATCAAAAACAGGTCAGTTAGCGTCTCTGGTTATCTGTAAAATCAAGGCCTTATCCTTTGTGCTCCCTGAGTTCCCACTGACGTGCTCTGTGAGTTAGCCCAGCAAGGATGCTGCCGCCAGCCCAGGGCCTGCTGAGGCCTTCCTTAAACTCCAGGTTTCTGCTCGTAACCCCACACTCACCTCACTGTGATTGTCCCTCCCCCGCATCCCCTCTCCTCCCCGCTCCCTCTCTCACGCTCCAcattctctctctgttccttcccctctcctgaCTTCTTTACGCTCCCTCCCTCACCAGCACCAGTGCTGGCAGTCACCTGGTCTTTGTTGTCACAGCTCATACCTCTGTCACAGCCCATCTGCATTACACGTTAAGGCACCAAGTCCCATCCATCTCTCCATTCCCAAGACTTTTAGCCTATAGCAGAAAGTTGTGTGATTATTGTATTGCCTATTTTTCTTAACACTTCTCTGTGATCTCTTTTTGAATCACTACATGATGACCTTGAAACTAAGCCTCCAGAGAAAGGGTTAATATTCTTTTAAGGATTTGGTTTTTATAAATTCTGAGGAATCTCATGTGAAATTTGCAGTTTTGAATTTTATTGCTTATATTACCTTATAGAATAAATCCTCACAAATCGAAAGACTCTAATTTTCCtatgatctttttctttatttcttttggggTGGAGGGATGATAAGAGAAGGATTACACCGgattttaaagtaaaagtctTAAGGGATAGACTACTCTTTGAAAATGCTGCAGGACCATAAACAAGAATATTGACAAGTCACTGTAGTTTATGCCAAGTAATTCATCCCTGAGATGTTAAACTACTTATTGCTAATGTATTAAAAGAGCTAACATGATCAAATAGCCTGTAAAAGTAGGTATTtattgaggccagcctggtggcgcagcagttaagttctcatgttctgcttcagcagcctgggttcgctggtttggatcccaggtgcgaacccatgcatcgcttgtcaagccatgctgtggcaggcgtcccacatataaaatagaggaagatgggcacagatattaaatcagggccagtcttcctcagcaaaaagaggaggattggcagcagatgttagttcagggctaatcttcctcaaaaaaaaggagtAGGTATTTATTTCCGTTCAACAAATATCTGAGTCCTTGCTAGAAAACCAATGAAAATCTGAAGTTAGAATGCTAGGAGAGACCTTTGTTCCTTCCCAGGAGTGAGCCACAGCCCACATCCTGCAGTGGGTGTGTGAGCAGAAGCATGGTGGTGGCAAGGCTGCTGGACTTTGTCAGGAAGGTCTGTGTGGTTTGTGCAGAAAGCAACACCTTGCCCCACACAGTTCCTGCACGAGGGCTTCAATTTTCTAGGCAGTACAGCTTCCTTTATCCAATATTATTAGAAAAATGGAGCTTCCTCCCCCGGCCCCAGTCCAAGGCCAATTTTTCAGGACCCTGAAGGCTGGCAACTGCAGACCAATTTCTTCCCATCTTCCCATGTATTAGAAAGAAGTCTGATGAGGGAAAATCCAGTCAGCTTAACAGCTGCCCTCAAAGATCCTCCTCATCTTTCTGCCTTTGCCATTCTGCTCAGcacctgggtgggggtgggggagggggcctaGGGGAGAGTCCTGGAGTCACACTGCTTCCTGAAGTCCAGCACTTGCCATTTCCAGCTGGTCACTTGCTCAGATCACTTAACTTCTGTATTTCaccttcctcatctataaaatatggaAACTAATAGCACCTACTGTAAAGAAGCTTgttatgagcattaaatgagttactCTTTGGAAAGTACATAGGGAAATGTTTGGCAAGTACTGTAGCCTGCCCCAGAGTGGTGCCCTCACATTTTGTTTTAGTGAAGGTGGGTTCCTGTTATTGAGTCACTCGGTACGCTGTAGTTTGTGTCATCCCATCGTAGCACAGTTGGCGGCTCTTCCCAGGAGTGTCCAGACTTAGCCTCTTGGACAGGAAAGGTGCCTTGCATATGgagcaaacattttctcctcatTCTTACTCCTGTGGAAAATTCAGGTTTGGGAAGAGCAGGGTGTTTGGTATTTAAGGTGCAATATTAGTTACCATCTATGAAATAGCATTAGCCCACATGGACACTCTCAGGAATTAGATGCTTCAAAGGAGGTGAGGCAAAAGAAAGGGAATAAAGGCTTCCTTGCACGTTAAGTAAAAGCATTAGTATTTTTGTGAGTTGGTAAATTTTTGATAGTGATTACCTAAGGCCAAAGTAAAGAATCTACCCAGTAATAAAGTTgtttttcaataaacatttttgacaGGTCAGCACTATaaggaaaatccaaaataattaaGAAGTCAGTTCTCGGAATGATTCAGAACAACCACACTCCACCCCCTCCACCCGCACCAGATAGTCAATAGGGGTAGTACATGGACCTTAGAGGGCTCTCTTGTAGTCTAAGGATGGAGCCCTTAATTTCTGGGCAGTGCAAAACCATCAGCTGTTCCTAAGCATGTAAAATCACGTGATCAGGTTTATGTTTTATAAAAGAGACTCAGGAAAGATGTAGGGAGAGATGAGAAGCAAGCCGACCAGCTGAGAGGCTGTGGCATTAATTTGTACAAGAGATGATAAGGGCTGAGTAAGTGGTAGTCAAGGGGATCAGAGGGAGTGGACAGATACTAGAAACATTCTGGAATTTCAAGTTGATAGAACTGAGAAACCGCTTCAGTGTGGCAGGTGAAGGAAAGTGAGAAATGAAGCCGAAGTTTCCAGCTCAGCGAGCAGGTTGGTGGGTCGGGTAGGAGGTGGGTAAGATACCATGACAGAGACGAGAGGattgaggaagagaagggagatgtTTCGTTTTGTGGCTAACATGCATCAGAAGAAAATCCTAGTGAAAGCAGCTCAGCCTAATGTACATGTACAGATCAGTCAACACTCTAGGTCTCTAGGACAGTATTTTTTAATAAGGACTGGGTGATTTTCGTTTAGCTTACTGAATAAATGTAAAACTGGTAACTTTTCAATCCAAGTTGCAAGAAAGTGGGGGTAAAATAGGAAATCATGAGATCTGTGTCATGTTTAAAAAAAGTCCGACATAAAGAACCCTGAAAAGGTATCAAAGAAATTAAGCTGTCATCATAATTATTGCCTAAAATACGGttgagggggagggcaaaaggggtaatttGCTGTTTTGGGTTTTCTAATAAATTTTTCCAGATACTGATATTATTGACAATTAAATGCAGCGGAATACGAAATTGCATTTAATTACAATGAGAAATAGCTGATAGGAAATGTTACTTTTATGGGCCTGAGGAAAACTCTGTTGTGTACAGTAGCACCCCATTTTCTCAGAGTTCCAGAATGTAGCTTAGGGCCTTTGTGTGCTGAATTGAGACTAGACAAAGTGCATGCACTTAACTGTGTAGTCAAATGGGCTCTGAGTTTGGGATTCTCCCTGTGGATGGACACTTACTTTCTGAGGGCCTGAGACAGTTCCACTCACAGGAAGCGACAAGAAGCCTGGGAAAGGGCAAAAGAAGAGAAGGCCTGACAGCCTAGCCTGGCTGCGGGTCTGGAGGAGGCGCCTGGGCACTGTCCATGGCATTGAGGACATATAAACACCATTTATAAAGTTATTACCTATTTACATAAAGGTCAATAGTAACAGTGTTATTCATAGTGTAAAACTAGTAGAACTCTCAGTGACAGAAAGTCAGTCACAATCCTGATAACCCAACAGATTTGCCTCTTTCCTAGTTTTGTCCGTGTGCTTATTTCACTAGGTGTCATCATGGTGTAATAGTGACTGCTAACACACACGGAGTGCTGTCTGGGTACCTTAGTGAATCACCACGTTTACGCCTCACCGCGGCCCTCTGAGCTGGGCCTCGTGCTCCTGGAGGAGGTTGAGGCCTGGATTCAAGCCCAGAGTCTCCACCATCACACTACGGGTTCAAGTCTCTGtgttgcttttttcactcaattttatagttttaattttgctATTAATCTATGGGTTTTTGTTTCAACATGGGGGTGTGTAATTCATCTGAGTATTCCTGCACTGTT from Equus asinus isolate D_3611 breed Donkey chromosome 4, EquAss-T2T_v2, whole genome shotgun sequence harbors:
- the TCF20 gene encoding transcription factor 20 isoform X2 produces the protein MLEGCWPAAVLLNSMQSFREQSSYHGNQQSYPQEVHSSSRIEEFSPRQAQMFQNFGGAGGGSSGSGGSSGGGRRGAAAAAAAMASETSGHQGYQGFRKEAGDFYYMAGNKDPVATGTPQPPQRRPSGPVQSYGPPQGSSFGNQYGSEGHVGQFQAQHSALGGVSHYQQDYTGPFSPGSAQYQQQASSQQQQQQVQQLRQQLYQSHQPLPQATGQPASGSSHLQPMQRPSTLPSSATGYQLRVGQFGQHYQSSAASSSSSSFPSPQRFSQSGQSYDGSYSVNAGSQYEGHNVGSNAQAYGTQSNYSYQPQSLKNFEQAKIPQGTQQGQQQQQQQQQQQQQQQQQQQQQQQQQQQQQQQQQQHPPQHVMQYSNTATKLPLQSQVGQYSQPEVPVRSPMQFHQNFSPISNPSPAASVVQSPSCSSTPSPLMQSGENLQCGQANVPVGSRNRILQLMPQLSPTPSMMPSPNSHAAGFKGFGLEGVPEKRLTDPGLSSLSALSTQVANLPNTVQHMLLSDALTPQKKTSKRPSSSSKKADSCTNSEGSSQPEEQLKSPMAESLDGGCSSSSEDQGERVRQLSGQSTSSDTTYKGGASEKAGSSPAQGAQNEAPRLSASPAAREEAASPGAKDASLSSEGNPKVNEKTVGVIVSREAMTSRVEKPSGQDKGSQEDDPTATQRPPSTGGAKETSHTSLPQPDPPGGGSKGNKNGDNSNHNGEGNGQSGHSAVGPGFIGRTEPSKSPGSLRYSYKDSFGSAMPRNVSGFPQYPTGQDKGDFSGHGERKGRNEKFPSLLQEVLQGYHHHPDRRYSRSAQEHQGMAGSLEGATRPNVLVSQTNELASRGLLNKSIGSLLENPHWGPWERKSSNTAPEMKQINLADYPIPRKFEIEPQSSAHEPGGSLSERRSVICDISPLRQIVRDPAAHSLGHMGTDTRLGRNERLNPSLSQSVILPGGLVSMETKLKSQSGQIKEEDFEQSKSQASFNNKKSGDHCHTSIKHESYRGNASPGAAAHDSISDYGPQDSRPTPMRRVPGRVGGREGMRGRSPSQYHDFSEKLKMSPGRSRGPGGDPHHMNPHMTFSERANRSSLHAPFSPNSESLASAYHTNTRAHAYGDPSAGLNSQLHYKRQMYQQQQEEYKDWGSSSAQGVIAAAQHRQEGPRKSPRQQQFLDRVRSPLKNDKDGMMYGPPMGTYHDPSGQEGGRCLMSSDGLSNKGIELKHGSQKLQQESCWDLSRQTSPAKSSGPPGMSSQKRYGPPLETDGHGLAESTQSSKPSNVMLRLPGQEDHSSQNPLIMRRRVRSFISPIPSKRQSQDVKNSNPEDKGRLLHPSKEGADKAFNSYAHLSHSQDIKSLPKRESSKDLPSPDSRNCPAVTLTSPAKTKILPPRKGRGLKLEAIVQKITSPNIRRSASSNSAEAGGDTVTLDDILSLKSGPPEGGGGTVQDAEMEKRKGEVVSDLVCPKNQELNVEKPLARSSEEWRGSGDDKVKTETHPDAITGGKESSGAMTSATSQKPGSNQGRPDGSLGGAAPLIFPDSKNVPPAGLLVSEAKANPKAEEKENDTVTISPKQEGFPPKGYFPSGKKKGRPIGSVNKQKKQQQPPPPPPQPPQIPEGSADGEPKPKKQRQRRERRKPGAQPRKRKTKQAVPIVEPQEPEIKLKYATQPLDKTDAKNKSFFPYIHVVNKCELGAVCTIINAEEEEQTKLVRGRKGPRSLTPPPSSTESKVLPASSFMLQGPVVTESSVMGHLVCCLCGKWASYRNMGDLFGPFYPQDYAATLPKNPPPKRAMEMQSKVKVRHKSASNGSKTDTEEEEEQQQQQKEQRSLAAHPRFKRRHRSEDCGGGPRSLSRGLPCKKATTEGSSEKTVLDSKPSVPTTSEGGPELELQIPELPLDSNEFWVHEGCILWANGIYLVCGRLYGLQEALEIAREMKCSHCQEAGATLGCYNKGCSFRYHYPCAIDADCLLHEENFSVRCPKHKNKTAKGSLSTEQSERG